A stretch of the Perca flavescens isolate YP-PL-M2 chromosome 3, PFLA_1.0, whole genome shotgun sequence genome encodes the following:
- the LOC114552392 gene encoding extracellular calcium-sensing receptor-like, whose product MLGGIFSFHSSWINRQDTYRHKPLPLQCTSLNFRGFQYAQAMLFAIEEINNSTVLLPDISLGYKIYDACTSIARSVRVTLALANGNEVLSALSAPCTRPAQIQAIMGETSSSPCMAISTVIGPFHIPVISHFATCACLSDKTKYPSFLRTIPSDYYQSKALAQLVKHFGWTWVGALRTNDGYGNYGMAIFTEAAQQLGICLEYSVSFFRTDPPDKIQKIIDIIKASTSKVIVTFLSPTDINALVQQLSLHNMTGYQWVGTEAWIFDSQTAAMDSNHILDGAVGLSIPKAHVSGMREFLMNVKPLNSSSNEMFPEFWEKLFSCKFKQSTSLVGNQRECTGHEDLTGVQNSFTDMSLMPIFNNVYKGVYAVAHALHNILSCNKTCNKKVQLDPYTILQHLKKIKFKTKEGDEVYFNENGDPAAKYEIINWQPTEHGIVDFVTVGLHDASLPADKQLNLQNKSLIWAQNSQQVPLSVCSEKCPPGTRKVLQKGKPVCCYDCLRCAEGEISNMTDSITCVRCHPEFWSNERRDACVKKEAEFLSYEEIMGALLTAASLFGTCITAVVAFIFFRYRKTPIVRANNSELSFLLLFSLTLCFLCSLTFIGRPSEWSCMLRHTAFGITFVLCISCVLGKTIVVLMAFKATLPGSNVMKWFGPTQQKLSVLGFTLIQVIICILWLTISPPFPFINFKKFKNKIILECALGSVVGFWGVLGYIGILAMLCFILAFLARKLPDNFNEAKFITFSMLIFCAVWITFIPAYVSSPGKFSVAVEIFAILASSFGLLFCIFIPKCYIILLKPDKNTKKNMMGKEAPKSF is encoded by the exons ATGTTGGGGGGAATCTTCTCTTTCCACAGCAGCTGGATAAACAGACAGGATACCTACAGGCACAAACCACTGCCACTGCAATGCACCAg TTTAAATTTCAGAGGTTTCCAGTATGCTCAGGCTATGCTCTTTGCCATAGAGGAGATAAATAACAGCACAGTTCTACTGCCTGATATATCTCTGGGCTATAAGATATATGATGCCTGTACTTCCATTGCCAGAAGTGTGAGGGTTACACTGGCCTTGGCTAATGGTAATGAGGTATTATCTGCACTATCTGCCCCATGTACCAGACCTGCCCAAATTCAGGCCATTATGGGAGAGACCTCTTCCTCTCCATGCATGGCTATATCTACTGTCATTGGACCCTTTCATATCCCAGTG atCAGCCACTTTGCTACTTGTGCTTGTCTGAGTGATAAAACCAAGTACCCATCCTTTCTCAGAACAATACCCAGTGACTACTACCAGAGCAAAGCTCTGGCCCAGTTGGTCAAGCACTTTGGTTGGACTTGGGTTGGAGCTCTTAGAACAAATGATGGTTATGGTAATTATGGCATGGCCATATTCACAGAAGCTGCCCAGCAGCTGGGAATCTGTCTGGAGTACTCTGTATCTTTCTTTAGAACAGATCCACCAGACAAAATACAAAAGATCATTGACATTATTAAGGCTTCCACTTCCAAGGTGATTGTCACTTTCCTCTCCCCCACGGATATTAATGCGTTAGTACAACAGTTGTCTCTCCACAACATGACTGGGTACCAGTGGGTAGGCACTGAGGCCTGGATATTTGATTCCCAAACAGCAGCCATGGATAGTAATCACATTCTGGATGGTGCTGTAGGCCTGTCCATCCCCAAAGCACATGTCAGTGGCATGAGAGAGTTTTTGATGAATGTGAAGCCGCTCAATTCATCTAGTAATGAAATGTTTCCAGAGTTTTGGGAGAAACTATTTAGCTGTAAGTTCAAACAGTCAACATCTTTAGTAGGGAATCAGAGAGAATGTACTGGCCATGAAGATCTGACTGGAGTGCAAAACAGCTTCACTGATATGTCGCTCATGCCTATCTTTAACAATGTATATAAAGGAGTGTATGCTGTGGCCCATGCACTTCATAATATTCTCAGCTGTAACAAAACCTGTAACAAAAAGGTACAGCTAGATCCATATACG ATTTTACAGCATCTGAAAAAGATTAAATTCAAAACTAAGGAAGGAGATGAGGTTTACTTTAATGAGAATGGAGACCCAGCAGCAAAGTATGAAATTATAAACTGGCAGCCAACAGAACATGGCATTGTGGACTTTGTCACAGTTGGTCTTCATGATGCATCTTTACCTGCAGACAAACAGCTGAATCTGCAAAATAAGTCTTTAATTTGGGCACAGAACTCACAACAG GTGCCTTTGTCAGTTTGCAGTGAGAAATGTCCTCCAGGAACTCGCAAGGTTCTCCAGAAAGGAAAGCCTGTCTGCTGCTATGACTGTTTAAGATGTGCAGAGGGAGAAATAAGCAACATGACAG ATTCCATCACCTGTGTGCGTTGCCACCCTGAGTTCTGGTCAAATGAGAGAAGAGATGCTtgtgtgaagaaggaggcagagTTTCTATCATATGAAGAGATTATGGGAGCGCTGCTCACTGCAGCATCCTTATTTGGAACATGCATCACTGCTGTTGTGGCATTCATTTTCTTCAGATACAGGAAAACTCCTATTGTCAGGGCCAACAACTCTGAGCtcagcttcctgctgctcttctccttgactctgtgtttcctgtgttcTCTGACCTTCATAGGCCGGCCCTCTGAGTGGTCCTGCATGCTGCGACACACGGCATTCGGCATCACCTTTGTCCTCTGTATCTCTTGTGTTCTGGGGAAAACTATAGTGGTGTTAATGGCCTTCAAGGCCACACTTCCAGGTAGTAATGTCATGAAATGGTTTGGGCCTACACAGCAGAAACTCAGTGTTCTGGGTTTCACTCTAATACAAGTTATCATATGTATCCTCTGGTTAACAATTTCTCCTCCTTTTCCATTCATCAATTTTAAGAAATTCAAGAACAAAATCATCTTAGAGTGTGCTCTGGGCTCAGTTGTAGGTTTTTGGGGTGTACTTGGGTACATAGGAATCCTGGCCATGTTGTGTTTCATTCTTGCTTTTCTAGCCCGGAAACTGCCTGATAATTTCAATGAAGCCAAATTTATCACATTTAGCATGCTGATATTCTGCGCAGTATGGATCACTTTTATCCCAGCATATGTCAGCTCTCCTGGGAAGTTCAGCGTTGCTGTGGAGATATTTGCTATTCTTGCCTCCAGTTTTGGACTgctcttttgtatttttattccaaaatgttATATTATCTTACTGAAACCTGACAAGAATACAAAAAAGAATATGATGGGGAAGGAGGCACCAAAATCATtttga
- the LOC114552440 gene encoding extracellular calcium-sensing receptor-like, producing MLGGIFSFRSSWINRQDTYRHKPLPLQCTSLNFRGFQYAQAMLFAIEEINNSTVLLPDISLGYKIYDSCKSITRSVRVALALANGNEELSALSAPCTRPAQVQAIMGETSSSPCMAIATVIGPFHIPMISHFATCACLSDKTKYPSFLRTIPSDYYQSRALAQLVKHFGWTWVGALRTNDDYGNNGMATFTETAQKLGVCLEYSVSFFKTDPPDKIQKIIEIIKASTSMVIVAFLSLVDIDLLIQELSLHNMTGYQWVGTEAWIFDSQTAAMDINHILDGAIGLSIPKAHVRGMRKFMLDVKPLNSSSNEMFPEFWEKLFSCKFKQSTSLLGNQTECTGHEDLTGVQNSFTDMSLMPIFNNVYKGVYAVAHALHNILSCNKTCNKKVQLDPYTILQRLKKIKFNTKEGDEVYFNENGEPAAKYEIINWQPTEHGIVDFVTVGLYDTSLPADKQLNLQNKSLIWAQNSQQVPLSVCSEKCPPGTRKVLQKGKPVCCYDCLRCAEGEISNMTDSITCVRCHPEFWSNERRDACVKKVAEFLSYEEIMGTLLTAASLFGTCITAVVAFIFFRYRKTPIVRANNSELSFLLLFSLTLCFLCSLTFIGRPSEWSCMLRHTAFGITFVLCISCVLGKTIVVLMAFKATLPGSNVMKWFGPTQQKLTVLGFTLIQVIICIIWLTISPPFPIISFKKFKDKIILECALGSVVGFWAVLGYIGLLAMLCFILAFLARKLPDNFNDAKFITFSMLIFCAVWITFIPAYVSSPGKFSVAVEIFAILASSFGLLFCIFIPKCYIILLKPEKNTKKNIMGKEAPNSF from the exons ATGTTGGGGGGAATCTTCTCTTTCCGCAGTAGCTGGATAAACAGACAGGATACCTACAGGCACAAACCACTGCCACTGCAATGCACCAG TTTAAATTTCAGAGGTTTCCAGTATGCTCAGGCTATGCTCTTTGCCATAGAGGAGATAAATAACAGCACAGTTCTACTGCCTGATATATCTCTGGGCTATAAGATTTATGATTCCTGTAAATCCATTACCAGAAGTGTGAGGGTTGCACTCGCCTTGGCTAATGGTAATGAGGAATTATCTGCACTATCTGCCCCATGTACCAGACCTGCCCAAGTTCAGGCCATTATGGGAGAgacctcttcctctccctgcaTGGCTATAGCTACTGTCATTGGACCCTTTCATATCCCAATG atcAGTCACTTTGCTACTTGTGCTTGTCTGAGTGATAAAACCAAGTACCCATCCTTTCTCAGAACAATACCCAGTGACTACTACCAGAGCAGAGCTCTGGCCCAGTTGGTCAAGCACTTTGGTTGGACTTGGGTTGGAGCTCTTAGAACAAATGATGATTATGGCAACAATGGCATGGCCACTTTCACAGAAACCGCACAGAAGCTGGGTGTCTGTCTGGAGTACTCTGTATCTTTCTTTAAAACTGATCCACCAGACAAAATACAAAAGATAATTGAAATTATCAAGGCTTCTACTTCCATGGTCATCGTCGCTTTCCTCTCCCTCGTGGATATTGATTTGCTAATTCAAGAGTTGTCTCTCCACAACATGACTGGGTACCAGTGGGTAGGCACTGAGGCCTGGATCTTTGATTCCCAAACTGCAGCCATGGATATTAATCACATTCTAGATGGTGCCATAGGCTTGTCCATCCCCAAAGCACATGTCCGTGGAATGAGAAAGTTTATGTTGGATGTGAAGCCGCTCAATTCATCTAGTAATGAAATGTTTCCAGAGTTTTGGGAGAAATTATTTAGCTGTAAGTTCAAACAGTCAACGTCTTTATTAGGGAATCAGACCGAATGTACTGGCCATGAAGATCTGACTGGAGTGCAAAACAGCTTCACTGATATGTCGCTCATGCCTATCTTTAACAATGTCTATAAAGGAGTGTATGCTGTGGCTCACGCACTTCATAATATTCTCAGCTGTAACAAAACCTGTAACAAAAAGGTGCAGCTAGATCCATATACG ATTTTACAGCGCCTGAAAAAGATTAAATTCAACACTAAGGAAGGAGATGAGGTTTACTTTAATGAGAATGGAGAACCAGCAGCAAAGTATGAAATTATAAACTGGCAGCCAACAGAACATGGCATTGTGGACTTTGTCACAGTTGGTCTTTATGATACATCTTTACCTGCAGACAAACAGCTGAATCTGCAAAATAAGTCTTTAATTTGGGCACAGAACTCACAACAG GTGCCTTTGTCAGTTTGCAGTGAGAAATGTCCTCCAGGAACTCGCAAGGTTCTCCAGAAAGGAAAGCCTGTCTGCTGCTATGACTGTTTAAGATGTGCAGAGGGAGAAATAAGCAACATGACAG ATTCCATCACCTGTGTGCGATGCCACCCTGAGTTCTGGTCAAATGAGAGAAGAGATGCTTGTGTAAAGAAGGTGGCAGAGTTTCTATCATATGAAGAGATTATGGGAACGCTGCTCACTGCAGCATCCTTATTTGGAACATGCATCACTGCTGTTGTGGCATTCATTTTCTTCAGATACAGGAAAACTCCTATTGTCAGGGCCAACAACTCTGAGCTgagcttcctgctgctcttctccttgactctgtgtttcctgtgttcTCTGACCTTCATAGGCCGGCCCTCTGAGTGGTCCTGCATGCTGCGACACACGGCATTTGGCATCACCTTTGTCCTCTGTATCTCTTGTGTTCTGGGGAAAACTATAGTGGTGTTAATGGCCTTCAAGGCCACACTTCCAGGTAGTAATGTCATGAAATGGTTTGGGCCTACACAGCAGAAACTCACTGTTCTGGGTTTCACTCTTATACAAGTTATCATATGTATCATCTGGTTAACAATTTCTCCTCCTTTTCCAATTATCAGTTTTAAGAAATTCAAGGACAAAATCATATTAGAGTGTGCTCTGGGCTCAGTTGTAGGTTTTTGGGCTGTACTTGGGTATATAGGACTTCTGGCCATGTTATGTTTCATTCTTGCTTTTCTGGCCCGGAAACTGCCTGATAATTTCAATGATGCCAAATTTATCACCTTTAGCATGCTGATATTCTGCGCCGTATGGATCACTTTTATCCCAGCATATGTCAGCTCTCCTGGGAAGTTCAGTGTTGCTGTGGAGATATTTGCTATTCTTGCCTCCAGTTTTGGACtgcttttttgtatttttattccaaaatgttATATTATCTTACTGAAACCAGAGAAGAATACAAAAAAGAATATAATGGGGAAAGAGGCACCAAATTCATtttga